In Thermobaculum terrenum ATCC BAA-798, one genomic interval encodes:
- a CDS encoding sensor histidine kinase has product MRTDAHNHRLDEGVLRQLLEMAPDAILTVDCEGLILFANSRTEQLFGYPREELLGQTIEILLPEQLREIHRHHRQEYYRAPRTRPMGIGLELWARRKDGTEFPVEISLSPLDTEHGLLVSAAVRDITPRKRLEEGLRFLSEASRLLASAIDRDTVLQVTARLPVPRLADCCIVDVLGGDGRLQRVAISHKDSDLEARLQEALGEYAAEPGSDHPVWRVLRTGRACLSSRPDEAGLGGSSSQLRLLEALAPRSYLCAPLVARDRVLGTILLLSSELDRYKEEELALGEELGRRAGVALDNAHLYQELQDAIKTRNDFLAMITHDLKTPLATAGTYLQALRLQLTTSGRDEDPGLKAILGNMERTIHQMADQVQELLDIARLQSGQELELARRPVSLAEIALQAVEDFRKTARGHQLRLRIDQPEPIGMWDAARLQRVVANLLSNAIKYSPEGGDVEVSVRLEGDANSGVGVLTVRDHGIGIPAAELRRVFDRFYRASNAKGSSGGTGMGLASAKQIVEQHGGTIEVDSKEGSGSTFTVRLPLQG; this is encoded by the coding sequence ATGAGAACAGATGCCCACAACCATCGCCTAGATGAGGGCGTTCTCAGGCAGCTACTGGAGATGGCGCCCGATGCGATCCTCACGGTCGACTGCGAGGGATTGATCCTCTTCGCCAACTCGCGGACCGAGCAGCTCTTCGGGTACCCCAGGGAGGAGCTGCTCGGGCAGACGATCGAGATCCTGCTGCCCGAGCAGCTGAGAGAGATCCACCGGCACCACCGCCAAGAGTACTACCGAGCGCCCCGTACCAGGCCCATGGGGATAGGGCTGGAGCTCTGGGCGAGGCGCAAGGATGGCACGGAATTCCCCGTGGAGATCAGCCTCAGCCCACTGGACACGGAGCATGGCCTGCTCGTGTCGGCCGCGGTGCGAGACATCACACCTCGCAAGCGTCTGGAGGAGGGCTTGCGATTCCTCTCGGAGGCCAGCAGGTTGCTCGCCTCCGCCATCGACCGCGACACCGTGCTGCAGGTGACGGCTCGCCTGCCGGTGCCCAGGCTAGCTGACTGCTGCATCGTGGATGTGCTGGGGGGCGATGGCCGCCTCCAGAGGGTGGCGATCAGCCACAAGGACAGCGATCTGGAAGCGCGCCTCCAGGAGGCGCTGGGCGAGTACGCTGCCGAGCCGGGCAGCGACCACCCAGTGTGGAGGGTGCTGCGCACCGGCCGCGCTTGCCTGTCTTCCCGGCCCGACGAGGCCGGGTTGGGAGGATCTTCTAGCCAACTGCGCCTGTTGGAGGCACTCGCGCCGCGCTCGTACCTCTGCGCACCACTCGTGGCTAGAGATCGGGTGCTGGGCACTATACTGCTCCTCTCCAGTGAGCTCGACAGATACAAGGAGGAGGAGCTGGCGCTGGGGGAGGAGCTCGGCCGGCGCGCCGGCGTGGCGCTGGACAACGCCCATCTCTATCAGGAACTGCAGGATGCGATCAAGACCAGGAACGACTTCCTGGCCATGATCACTCACGACCTCAAGACCCCCCTGGCCACCGCCGGTACGTACCTCCAGGCCCTCAGGCTGCAGCTCACAACCAGTGGCCGGGACGAGGATCCAGGCCTCAAGGCCATACTGGGCAATATGGAGCGTACCATCCACCAGATGGCCGACCAGGTCCAGGAGCTCCTGGACATAGCCCGCCTGCAGAGCGGCCAGGAGCTGGAGCTTGCGCGGCGCCCGGTATCGCTGGCGGAGATCGCCCTGCAGGCCGTCGAGGACTTCAGGAAGACCGCTCGGGGGCACCAGCTGCGGCTCAGGATCGACCAACCGGAGCCCATCGGTATGTGGGACGCCGCCCGCCTGCAGCGGGTGGTCGCCAACCTGCTGTCCAACGCCATCAAGTACAGCCCCGAGGGAGGGGACGTAGAGGTCAGCGTCCGCTTGGAGGGGGACGCCAACAGCGGGGTAGGCGTGTTGACGGTGCGGGACCACGGCATCGGCATACCTGCGGCGGAGCTGCGGCGCGTGTTCGACCGCTTCTACCGGGCGAGCAACGCCAAGGGCAGCTCCGGCGGCACCGGGATGGGCCTGGCCAGCGCCAAGCAGATAGTAGAGCAACACGGCGGGACGATCGAGGTGGACAGCAAGGAGGGATCAGGCTCGACCTTCACGGTCAGGTTGCCCCTGCAGGGTTGA
- the mgtA gene encoding magnesium-translocating P-type ATPase, translating to MGERQLSDLSEREARRRLREVGPNEPVQGRRVGAVGRLLAPLANPLSLLLLTAAGASALVGEQVNAAIIVAMVMLSSALSYLQIHRSQRAIERLRAQAVPTAKVLRDGTWRVVPRREVVPGDLVRLVAGDPVPADGWLLVSEGLQVQESVLTGESLPVEKPPGRDSRVYLGTYVVSGSGVVRVTATGARTQFGEIAARLSERQPETEFERGLRTFSVLILRVIVFLVGFVLMASLMRRRDPLEALLFSVALAVGLTPEFLPMVTTIALAHGAMRMASHRVIVKHLPAIQNLGSIDVLCSDKTGTLTTGEMRLVEHLDALGSPSDRVLELALLNSYYSAGADNPLDAAILAHVKAPAPSYIKVRELPFDFDRRRLSVMLEGSEGYLLVTKGAPESVLPICSSYEAGGEVLPLDEAARERCLQAPERLGALGHRVLAVAYKLMDQPSQLAESKLVLAGFLAFLDPPLDDAGSSIAALAADGVKVKILTGDSELVARHVCASVGVDASRVVLGAQVDALDDAGLGRLAEDVQVFARVSPAQKSRIILALRGRGHVVGYLGDGINDAPALRNADVGISAAKGAEVAKDAADVVLSERSLRVLHEGIVHGRRAFGNVMKYILMGTSSNFGNVISMAAAAVLLPFLPLLPTQVLLNNFLYDLAQVSIPTDNVDPTFVRKPRRWDLGLVREFMLVMGPVSSGFDLLTFAVLLKLFHSSESMFHTGWFVESLATQTLVVLVIRTFGNPLASLPSKPLAATVASVVLLGMALPYSPLAGKLGFVPLPAGYLLILACLVAAYLIVTELVKRWLYSRHLGRPRNSTLQGQPDREGRA from the coding sequence ATGGGCGAGCGCCAGCTCTCGGATTTGAGCGAGCGGGAGGCGCGTAGGAGGCTCAGGGAGGTCGGCCCCAACGAACCTGTGCAGGGGAGGCGCGTCGGGGCCGTCGGCCGGCTGCTGGCGCCTCTGGCCAACCCTTTGTCGCTCCTCCTGCTGACCGCGGCCGGGGCTTCGGCGCTCGTTGGCGAACAGGTCAACGCCGCCATCATCGTGGCTATGGTGATGCTCTCCAGCGCCCTCAGCTACCTGCAGATCCACCGCTCGCAGCGGGCGATCGAGCGGCTGAGGGCCCAAGCCGTGCCCACCGCCAAGGTGCTGCGTGATGGAACCTGGCGGGTCGTCCCACGCCGCGAGGTAGTACCGGGGGATCTGGTGAGGCTCGTGGCGGGGGATCCCGTGCCAGCCGACGGCTGGCTGCTGGTGTCCGAGGGGCTGCAGGTACAGGAGTCCGTGCTGACCGGCGAGTCCCTGCCGGTGGAGAAGCCGCCAGGCAGGGACTCGCGCGTCTACCTGGGCACGTACGTGGTGAGCGGCAGCGGCGTCGTGCGCGTCACCGCCACGGGGGCGCGCACGCAGTTCGGGGAGATCGCGGCCAGGCTATCCGAGCGACAGCCTGAGACCGAGTTCGAGCGAGGGCTGCGGACGTTCAGCGTCCTCATCCTGAGGGTGATCGTGTTCTTGGTGGGGTTCGTGCTAATGGCCAGCCTCATGCGGAGGCGCGACCCTCTGGAGGCGCTGCTCTTCTCCGTTGCCCTGGCGGTGGGGCTCACACCCGAGTTCCTGCCCATGGTCACGACGATCGCCCTCGCCCACGGCGCCATGAGGATGGCCAGTCACCGCGTGATCGTCAAGCACCTGCCGGCGATCCAAAACCTCGGGAGCATCGACGTGCTGTGCAGCGACAAGACGGGCACGCTCACCACCGGGGAGATGCGGCTGGTGGAGCACCTGGATGCCCTGGGCTCGCCGAGCGACAGGGTGTTGGAGCTGGCCCTCCTCAACAGCTACTACTCTGCAGGAGCAGACAACCCACTGGATGCCGCCATCCTCGCCCACGTAAAAGCCCCAGCCCCCAGTTACATCAAGGTGAGGGAGCTGCCGTTCGATTTCGATCGACGTAGGTTGTCGGTGATGTTGGAGGGCAGTGAGGGGTACCTGTTGGTCACGAAGGGGGCTCCGGAGAGCGTGCTCCCCATCTGCTCCAGCTACGAGGCGGGCGGTGAGGTCCTCCCCCTGGACGAAGCGGCGCGGGAGCGCTGCCTGCAGGCCCCAGAGCGCCTGGGCGCTCTGGGCCACAGGGTGCTGGCTGTGGCCTACAAGCTGATGGATCAGCCCTCTCAGCTAGCCGAGTCGAAGCTGGTGCTGGCGGGGTTCCTAGCCTTCCTCGATCCCCCGCTGGACGACGCCGGGAGCTCGATCGCCGCGCTGGCGGCGGACGGGGTGAAGGTCAAGATCCTCACCGGGGATAGCGAGCTGGTGGCCAGGCACGTCTGTGCCAGCGTGGGCGTGGATGCCTCGCGCGTCGTCCTAGGGGCGCAGGTGGACGCACTCGATGACGCCGGCTTGGGACGGCTCGCCGAGGATGTCCAGGTGTTCGCCCGCGTGTCGCCCGCCCAAAAGAGCCGCATCATCCTGGCGCTGCGTGGCAGGGGCCACGTGGTGGGCTACCTGGGGGACGGCATCAACGATGCTCCGGCCCTGCGGAACGCCGACGTGGGGATCTCGGCCGCCAAGGGGGCGGAGGTGGCCAAGGATGCGGCCGACGTCGTGCTATCAGAGCGCAGCCTGCGAGTTCTCCACGAAGGGATCGTGCACGGTCGCAGGGCCTTCGGCAACGTCATGAAGTACATCTTGATGGGCACCAGCTCAAACTTCGGGAACGTGATCAGCATGGCCGCCGCGGCCGTGCTGTTGCCCTTCCTGCCCCTGCTGCCCACACAGGTGCTGCTGAACAACTTCCTGTACGATCTCGCGCAGGTCAGCATACCCACCGATAACGTGGATCCGACCTTCGTGCGCAAGCCGAGGCGGTGGGACTTGGGCTTGGTCCGGGAGTTCATGCTGGTCATGGGGCCCGTGAGCTCAGGCTTCGACCTACTCACCTTCGCCGTCCTGCTCAAGCTGTTCCACTCTTCGGAGAGTATGTTCCACACGGGTTGGTTCGTGGAGTCCCTAGCGACCCAGACCTTGGTCGTGCTCGTGATCCGGACGTTCGGCAACCCCCTCGCGTCGCTGCCCAGCAAACCGCTGGCGGCGACGGTCGCGTCGGTGGTCCTCCTGGGCATGGCGCTGCCCTACTCTCCCCTGGCCGGCAAGCTAGGCTTCGTGCCGTTGCCCGCCGGCTACCTGCTGATCCTGGCGTGTCTCGTGGCGGCGTACCTGATCGTGACGGAGCTGGTCAAGCGCTGGCTGTATTCGCGGCACCTGGGTCGGCCGCGGAATTCAACCCTGCAGGGGCAACCTGACCGTGAAGGTCGAGCCTGA
- a CDS encoding DoxX family protein: MRVAMADPTQIPEPSITRFLFADSRMAIFWLVVRLYVGYEWLRAGWEKIVDPSGVWVGSKAGAAVAGFAKGALAKTGGEHPDVQGWYAWFLRELVIPHAALFSYLVAWGEVLVGIALILGVLTGIAAFFGAVMNANYLLAGAVSTNPILLIGAIGLMLAWRIAGYIGLDRYVLPLVGVPGHAGPMAERILHRHASPAVTPR, from the coding sequence ATGAGAGTTGCTATGGCAGACCCCACACAGATTCCGGAGCCCAGCATCACTCGGTTCTTGTTCGCCGACTCCAGGATGGCGATCTTCTGGCTGGTGGTGAGGCTCTATGTGGGTTACGAGTGGCTGCGAGCTGGGTGGGAGAAGATCGTTGACCCATCTGGAGTCTGGGTGGGCTCCAAGGCCGGGGCGGCGGTGGCGGGATTTGCCAAGGGGGCGCTGGCCAAGACGGGCGGCGAGCACCCCGACGTGCAGGGGTGGTACGCCTGGTTCCTGCGAGAGCTGGTGATCCCCCATGCCGCGCTGTTCAGCTACCTGGTGGCGTGGGGGGAGGTGCTGGTGGGCATCGCGCTGATCCTGGGGGTGCTCACGGGGATAGCGGCCTTCTTCGGTGCCGTGATGAACGCCAACTACCTGCTGGCGGGCGCGGTCTCCACCAACCCCATCCTGCTCATCGGGGCCATAGGGCTCATGCTCGCCTGGAGGATAGCGGGGTACATCGGTCTCGACAGGTACGTCCTGCCCCTGGTCGGGGTGCCGGGGCACGCGGGACCGATGGCCGAGAGGATCCTCCATCGCCATGCCTCTCCGGCGGTCACGCCTCGGTAG
- a CDS encoding universal stress protein, giving the protein MMSNTHEPTTLRRIVVPLDGSELAEQALPYAQVLAERSGAEILLVRVVPAEWPGGPAEAREHLLEVQEARSYLGEIAGRIEARGVRALRSVLQGVPAARIAAEAQDADLIVMTTHGRSGVFRFLYGSVAEGVLARAKVPVMLVRAWIHNPDVDRLGQAPVLLVPLDGSAFAEAAIPFAALLADTLGGEMVLVRAVYPPTLTLANEWMATSYLQEELEVREEGARSYLEAVARRWSGGRRPRTYVGVGAPVEVIDDAAREVGAALVVMATHGRGATTRLLLGSVAHSVLLRGTAPLVLVRPTGGAVEGAGTGSAAAVGEEGGHPKG; this is encoded by the coding sequence ATGATGTCCAACACTCACGAACCCACTACACTGAGGAGGATTGTGGTGCCGCTCGACGGCTCCGAGCTCGCTGAGCAGGCGCTGCCGTATGCCCAGGTCCTGGCGGAGCGCAGCGGCGCGGAGATCTTGCTGGTGCGGGTGGTGCCTGCCGAATGGCCTGGTGGCCCCGCGGAGGCGCGAGAACACCTCCTTGAGGTCCAAGAGGCGCGCAGCTACCTAGGCGAGATAGCCGGCAGGATCGAGGCCCGGGGGGTGAGGGCGCTGAGGTCCGTGCTGCAGGGGGTGCCGGCCGCGCGGATCGCCGCGGAGGCGCAGGACGCCGACCTGATCGTGATGACCACGCACGGCCGCAGCGGCGTGTTTCGGTTCCTGTACGGCAGCGTCGCCGAGGGCGTGCTCGCGCGGGCGAAGGTGCCCGTGATGCTGGTCCGGGCATGGATACATAACCCCGACGTCGATAGGCTCGGCCAGGCCCCCGTGCTGCTGGTACCCCTGGACGGCTCGGCGTTTGCCGAGGCCGCCATCCCATTCGCGGCGCTGCTGGCCGATACCTTGGGGGGAGAGATGGTGCTGGTGCGGGCCGTGTATCCCCCCACCCTCACGCTCGCCAATGAGTGGATGGCGACCTCCTACCTCCAGGAGGAGCTGGAGGTGCGGGAGGAGGGCGCCCGGAGCTACCTGGAGGCGGTGGCTCGTAGGTGGTCCGGCGGCAGGAGGCCGCGCACGTACGTGGGCGTCGGGGCGCCGGTCGAGGTGATAGATGACGCGGCCCGCGAGGTGGGGGCGGCGTTGGTGGTGATGGCCACGCATGGCAGGGGCGCAACCACTCGGCTGTTGCTGGGCAGCGTGGCGCACTCGGTGCTCCTCAGGGGCACAGCTCCCCTGGTGCTTGTCCGCCCGACGGGCGGTGCCGTGGAGGGGGCGGGCACAGGCAGCGCCGCCGCAGTGGGTGAGGAGGGCGGCCATCCTAAGGGGTAG
- a CDS encoding NAD(P)H-dependent oxidoreductase, protein MDADRDVKVAVVYYSRFGSVAAMAQAVAEGCRRVPGAEVLLYRIGEEPPPELADLRAADALVVGTPAYFGNAASPALSFFETLLSGQVGAKVEGRAPWWHQMFQDKVGAAFVSCGAEHAGSEHALQAVLRLMMHLGMVVVTPGLPEPMFVEHRSPYGAVAVAGPGGDRPPNLTELDAARELGERVATVAMWLRLGRIAAMTP, encoded by the coding sequence GTGGATGCGGATCGTGACGTAAAGGTGGCCGTGGTGTACTACTCCAGGTTCGGCTCGGTGGCCGCGATGGCCCAGGCGGTGGCGGAGGGCTGCAGGCGAGTGCCAGGCGCTGAGGTCCTGCTGTATCGCATAGGCGAGGAGCCGCCGCCGGAGCTGGCAGACCTGCGAGCCGCTGATGCCCTCGTAGTGGGCACCCCGGCGTACTTCGGCAACGCGGCATCGCCGGCGCTCTCTTTCTTCGAGACCCTGCTCTCTGGGCAGGTAGGCGCCAAAGTCGAGGGCCGGGCACCTTGGTGGCACCAGATGTTCCAGGACAAGGTGGGGGCAGCCTTCGTCAGCTGCGGCGCGGAGCACGCCGGCAGCGAGCATGCCCTGCAGGCCGTGCTCAGGCTCATGATGCACCTGGGGATGGTCGTGGTGACCCCAGGGCTACCGGAACCTATGTTCGTGGAGCATAGGTCCCCTTACGGCGCTGTGGCGGTCGCTGGTCCGGGCGGCGACCGACCTCCGAACCTGACGGAGCTGGATGCCGCCAGGGAGCTGGGGGAGAGGGTCGCCACGGTGGCCATGTGGCTGCGGCTGGGGCGGATCGCCGCGATGACGCCCTAG